A window of the Brassica napus cultivar Da-Ae chromosome A2, Da-Ae, whole genome shotgun sequence genome harbors these coding sequences:
- the LOC106397596 gene encoding LRR receptor-like serine/threonine-protein kinase EFR — MGLSVHQLLFFLMFYVSTFSIVSSASFSLNTDREALLSFESQMSQNPQSLSFSWDPNTSPCNWTGVTCDTRIRRVASINLSGHGLSGSISPSIGNLSFLTSLQLQNNQLRGPIPKEITNLFRLRVLNLSSNSLDGSLPSNLSKLIELRALDLTSNMITGIVPNQLGDLKNLTILNLGKNLLHGPIPPSLSNISSLTVLSLGTNSLSGPVPNELGRLQRLQVLDLTINNLSGTIPPSIYNMSSLESLVIASNNFWGQFPSNIGYTLPKLLVFNVCFNKFSGEIPASLYNLTNIKVIRAAHNLLEGTIPSGLGNLPFLEMYNIGFNKLVWGRDQNLDSFIKSFSNSSKLNFLAFDGNLLEGVIPVSIGNLPKNLSKLFMGGNRFTGIIPESIGDLTGLTLFNISDNSLTGEIPQDIGRLKGLQVLELARNQLTGRIPDSIGDLGALNEINLSHNKLQGRIPPSFENFKNMLSMDLSSNMLNGSIPNGVLNLPSLSAVLNLSRNLFSGPIPQDISRLESLVSLDLSINNFSGHIPSSIKDCQSLEKLNMAGNNLDGPIPDALAEVKGLEFLDLSSNQLSGVIPPRLQDLQAMKFLNISFNNLEGWVPNRGVFKDRSKAYMEGNPKLCIHTCRKTRTHRKLLKVSVITCAVGLIAICVISFLIWKRKEKRSTTSTSSSNSLLKEPFMNVSYDELRRATENFNPRNLLGVGSFGSVFKGVIRGVDVAVKVIDLKANGYYKGFIAECEALRNVRHRNLVKLVTSCSSIDFKNNEFLALVYEFLSNGSLEEWIKGKHRKPDGSVGLSLEERVNVAIDIASALDYLHNDCEVHVVHCDLKPSNILLTEDMVAKVGDFGLARVLFDASDDCHHASISSTHVLKGSIGYIPPEYGLGEKPSQAGDVYSFGVMLLELLSGKSPMDERFEGDQNLISWISYGFQSNAIMEVIDPKLKGLIDVSGAQLHAKLDCLKKTIEVGLACTAYAASERMKMRNVLRLLKEAKGMLIKGN; from the exons ATGGGTTTGAGTGTTCAtcagcttcttttttttctaatgtTTTACGTTTCAACATTTTCCATTGTTTCCTCAGCTTCCTTTTCGTTAAATACGGATAGGGAAGCTCTGCTCTCGTTCGAGTCCCAAATGAGCCAAAACCCACAATCACTTTCATTCTCTTGGGACCCAAACACATCTCCTTGTAATTGGACTGGCGTGACTTGCGACACACGTATCAGAAGAGTGGCTTCCATCAACCTCTCTGGTCATGGTCTCTCCGGTTCCATAAGCCCAAGTATTGGTAATCTCTCTTTTCTTACATCTCTCCAACTTCAAAATAATCAACTTCGAGGTCCAATTCCAAAAGAGATCACAAATCTTTTTCGTCTGAGGGTTCTTAATTTAAGCTCTAACAGCTTAGACGGATCCTTACCTTCCAACCTAAGCAAGTTAATAGAGCTACGAGCCCTTGATCTAACCTCAAATATGATCACGGGTATCGTTCCGAACCAACTTGGTGATCTCAAGAACCTAACTATTTTAAACTTGGGAAAAAATCTGTTGCATGGACCCATTCCACCATCTCTTTCAAACATTTCATCTCTTACCGTTTTAAGCCTAGGCACAAACTCTCTTAGTGGTCCAGTTCCTAACGAGTTGGGTCGTCTTCAAAGGCTTCAAGTCCTTGATCTCACCATAAACAACCTCTCTGGAACAATTCCTCCTTCTATTTACAACATGTCGTCTCTAGAATCATTGGTTATTGCTTCAAACAACTTTTGGGGTCAGTTTCCTAGCAACATAGGATACACACTTCCAAAACTCTTGGTTTTCAACGTGTGTTTCAACAAGTTCAGCGGAGAGATTCCAGCTTCTTTATACAACCTCACAAATATTAAGGTTATCCGCGCTGCACACAACCTCTTAGAAGGGACCATACCATCAGGATTAGGAAATCTCCCATTCCTAGAAATGTACAACATTGGATTCAATAAATTAGTTTGGGGTAGAGATCAAAATCTTGATAGTTTCATCAAGTCTTTCAGTAATAGCTCCAAACTTAACTTCCTTGCATTTGATGGAAACCTCTTGGAGGGTGTTATTCCGGTATCTATTGGCAATCTTCCGAAGAATCTTTCCAAACTTTTCATGGGAGGAAACCGCTTCACGGGTATTATTCCTGAGTCCATCGGCGATCTGACAGGATTGACTCTGTTTAACATCAGTGACAACTCACTCACTGGTGAAATCCCTCAAGATATTGGAAGATTGAAAGGTTTGCAAGTGTTAGAACTCGCGAGAAATCAGCTTACTGGGAGAATACCAGATTCTATTGGTGATCTTGGCGCGTTAAATGAGATCAATCTATCGCACAACAAACTACAAGGTAGGATCCCACCATCATTTGAAAACTTCAAGAATATGTTATCCATGGATCTATCCAGCAATATGCTAAATGGAAGCATACCAAATGGAGTTCTTAACCTACCTAGCTTGAGTGCCGTCTTGAATCTATCTAGAAACCTATTTTCTGGTCCAATTCCTCAAGATATAAGTCGCCTCGAAAGCCTTGTGAGTCTAGATCTCTCTATTAACAACTTCTCAGGCCACATCCCTTCATCTATCAAAGATTGTCAAAGCTTGGAGAAGCTAAACATGGCTGGCAATAATCTAGACGGACCAATCCCGGATGCATTAGCAGAAGTAAAAGGTCTAGAGTTTCTTGATCTCTCTTCAAACCAGCTTTCCGGTGTTATTCCTCCAAGACTTCAAGATTTACAAGCAATGAAGTTCTTGAATATTTCATTCAACAATCTTGAAGGATGGGTCCCAAACCGTGGAGTTTTCAAAGATCGTTCTAAAGCTTATATGGAGGGGAATCCAAAGCTCTGCATTCACACTTGTCGAAAAACTCGGACGCACAGAAAACTTTTGAAAGTTAGCGTTATTACATGTGCGGTTGGTCTGATTGCAATATGTGTGATAAGTTTCTTGATttggaaaagaaaggaaaagaggTCTACCACATCTACCTCATCATCAAATTCACTCCTCAAGGAACCATTTATGAATGTTTCATATGATGAGCTCAGGAGAGCTACTGAAAATTTCAACCCTAGAAATCTTCTTGGTGTTGGAAGCTTTGGATCGGTATTCAAAGGGGTGATACGAGGGGTTGATGTTGCGGTGAAAGTCATTGATCTCAAGGCAAACGGATACTACAAAGGCTTTATAGCAGAGTGTGAGGCTTTAAGGAATGTAAGGCACAGGAATCTTGTGAAACTAGTAACTTCTTGTTCAAGCATAGACTTCAAAAACAATGAGTTTTTGGCTTTGGTGTATGAGTTTTTAAGCAATGGAAGCTTGGAAGAATGGATCAAAGGTAAACATAGAAAACCTGATGGGAGTGTTGGGTTAAGTCTTGAAGAAAGAGTGAATGTAGCCATTGACATTGCATCTGCATTGGATTATTTGCACAATGATTGTGAAGTTCATGTGGTTCATTGTGATCTAAAACCTAGCAATATTCTTCTAACCGAAGACATGGTTGCAAAGGTCGGCGATTTTGGGTTGGCTCGTGTGTTGTTTGACGCATCCGATGATTGTCATCACGCTTCTATAAGCTCCACACATGTCTTGAAAGGCTCCATTGGTTATATTCCTCCAG AGTATGGGCTTGGAGAAAAGCCATCACAAGCAGGAGATGTATATAGCTTTGGAGTGATGTTGTTAGAGCTCTTGAGTGGAAAAAGCCCAATGGACGAGCGCTTCGAAGGAGATCAAAATCTAATATCATGGATAAGTTATGGGTTTCAAAGTAACGCAATTATGGAAGTGATTGATCCTAAACTTAAGGGACTCATCGATGTTTCTGGTGCACAACTTCATGCAAAACTTGATTGCCTTAAGAAAACTATTGAAGTTGGCTTGGCTTGTACTGCGTATGCAGCTAGCGAACGGATGAAAATGAGAAACGTGCTACGTTTGTTGAAAGAGGCCAAGGGCATGCTTATCAAGGGAAACTAA